AAGGGAAATACCATAACTATCTTCTAAAATATCTAAGTTTAAATAACGAGCGGAAATTCGAATCACATTTGCTGCACAAACCTTGGAACCACTTGCCGCTCCCATCCACAAAATATCGTGATTACCCCACTGGAAATCAAGCGAATGGTAATTCATTAGCGTGTCCATAATTTTATCCGGGTACGGTCCACGATCATAAACATCTCCAACAATGTGCAAATGATCAACGACGAGTTGCTGAATTAGGCGAGACAAGGCACTAATAAATTCCTCCGCACGGTCAAGCGAAATAATATGTTGAATAATTTCTTCATAATACATTCGTTTATCATCGTCATTGTAGTTTTCTTGTAGTAACTCTTCTAATATGTAAGCAAAATCTGCTGGCATTGCTTTTCGTACTTTGGAACGGGTGTATTTAGAAGCAACATATTGACAAAATTCAATTAATCGAAGAAGCGTCGTGCGATACCAACCATCCATATCTTCTAATTCTTCCGCAATCAAATCCATTTTTTCTTCTGGATAGTAAACAAGCGTGCTAAGCGAGTTTATTTCTGCATCATCTAATTCGGTGCCAAAAATATCACGAATCTTCCGCTTTACCACCCCTGAGCCATTACGTAAAACTTGTTCAAAAGCACTGTATTCCCCGTGCACATCACTTAAAAAATGCTCCGTTCCTTTTGGCAAATTCATAATTGCCTCTAGATTAATGATTTCTGTAGCAGTTTTTGCAATAGTAGGATATTGTTTTGCAAGTAAACGTAAATATTTCATGTCAATTTCTTCCATGAGCCACTACCCCTTTTATAATTGGTATAGCTATTATATTTCTTAAATACAAGTAATACAAATGTTCTGTTCCAATATTGGTCTATACAAAAAGACGAGCATAGGCCCGTCTTAGAATACTGGATGAAGGAAATATAAAACAATAGGTAGTGTGATAATACTTAATACCGTACTAATAAAAGTAGCACTAGAAACTAAGTCAGGTTTCGTATCAAACTGAACTGCCATTAGGGTAGTGTTTGCTGCTGTTGGCATTGCCGCAAGCAGAATCATAATTTGCTTGGTCATCTCATCAACCGGAAGAATAAATGTTAATCCAAGTGCAATTAGTGGAGCAACCAGCAATTTTAAAACTAGGGCAATACCTACTTTCCCAAGCTCGATTCTTCTAAAGGAAATGACCGCCAGCTGCATACCAAGAACAATCATAATTGTTGGAATCGCTGCATCTCCAACGAGTTTTACGCAAGTCATTAAAGCAGATGGTAGTGAAATATGTAGCAATTGAAGTGCTAACCCGAGCAACGCCCCGTAAGCAATCGGCATCCGAACAACTTTTTTCATAACTGTTTTCATACCATCGGATTCTTTACTACCTTTTGCAGCAAAATATATACCAATCGTGCTCATTGCGAGTTGCTGCAAAACCATTAAAACGACAGCAATATCAAGCCCAACTGCACCAAAAACAAGGAGTACAACGGGTGTCCCGTAATTACCGTTATTCATAAATGCACTAGCTAGGATTAGTGCACAACGATCTTGCAAATTATAACCGAGTAAAAAACTAATCAAACTGACCAGTAAAATTAAAATTAAACATAGGGCAAAAATGTAAAACGCTAAATAAAGATAATCCATCGAAAGTGGATTGGTATAAAAAGTATTAAATGCTAGAAACGGGGACATTAAGTAAAGCGTTAATTTAGACAAGTTTGGAATATCAAATTTTAATGTCTTTTGGCCAATAAATCCAATTGCAAAAATCCCGAAAACTGGAAGTAAAATAAGTAAAAATTGCATAGCATCACTCTTTTCTATATGGATTGTAGATTTATTGTACCACATTCGAAAAAAGTATAAGAATTTAATTAGTATTTTTAGTTAGTGTCATTTATTTGTTCAAATGTGATGCAAAGTCATTTTTCTCTGTGAAACATGTTATTTTTTAATAAGAAAAAACAAAGGAGGAATTGCTAATGGAGTTAACAGCGAAGAAAAATTGGATGAAAATATGGTTGTTGGTTGTTGTCGCGGTTTGTTTATGTGGATTTAAGCTAGATGTTAGTGCCAGTGAAGTAACAGAAACGTATCCATTACCTGCACCAATTATTGATGCCTTTCCAGATGAAGATATTGCTAACTGGGTTGCACTGGCCACTGGGAAAGATAGTGTGGATGATGTGATTACACAAGATGATTTAGATGGGATTACACATTTAACAATGGAAGGCGTTCATTTGACAGGAGAACAATTGAGTGTTTTCAATAACGAGGTTTTTCCAAATATGAAAGGATTAACGATTGATGATGGAAGAATTGGAGCATTACCAGTTTTTACAGCTTTTCCGAACATTGAACAAATGATTTTGGTTGATGACTATGTTACATCTTTTCCGGATGCTAATTACCCAAGTTTAACCAATGTAGATTTAAGTCAAAATGATTTTAGCGATGCTTTTCCGATGTTTATTGGTATGGATGCATTGCAAAATATAAATTTATTTGATTGTAATATTACGAATGTTCCGCTTGATGCATGGAGTAACTTACAACATATTGGTGAAAATGACAATATGGCTAATTTGTCTGGAAATCATATAACAGAAATTCCGGATAGTTTCTATTTTAATGAGAAAATGGATTTTCCAATCACCGCTTTAAATGAAATCTACACGTTTGAACCGATTACTATTCAACAAGGAGAGGCCTATTCCATATACCTTCCAATCGTGAATCAGTTCACTGAACAAGCTGAAATTAGCCTCATGGGGGAATTTCTAATAGATGGAACCAGTCAGGGAATAAACGTATTAGCACCAACCGATTATTACGTCCCTATCCCCACAGAAGCTTTAACAACTGGGATTCATAATATCGAACTATATGTACAAGATTATTATGGTAGTCATTTCTCGGGTAAGTATTCAATTACTGTAACCGTAGAATAGAAATGAGTTCGTAAAGAATTAGACCTTGGTTTGTATAGAAATCCAGTTCGATTCATCAAAAGCGGAGGCATAAGTAACGGATAAGTACTGCAGTTGAAAAAGGGACAGTTTCTTCCCAAAGAAATCAAGCGATACCGCTATAGATTAGAGAAGGAACTCTAAAACAAAAAAGCTAGTGTTCCAATGCCACAAAAAAACATCGAAAAATAAAAAACAGGAGCACTTAGTAATTATAAAAATTACCGAATGCTCCTGTTTTTTATTCTCGTTTCAACATCTTCGTATTAGCTAGAAATAGTGCGGCAACGAGAAGTAAGATTGCTCCAGATAAAATGAGTGTAGAAGTCGCACTCGAATGATCGACAATAATAAAGCGAATAATCGCCGTAATCCCAATATAAATGAAATATCTTAATGGGAAATGGAAATGCGATTCAAAATATTTAACAATCAATGCAATGAACTCAAAATAAAGGAAGAACGTTAAAATATCTTGTGTCATATAATAATAAGAAACATCCGTGTCCAAAAAGAAAATATTATTAAATATCGTAAATGCCTCTCTAATTAAAAAAGCAGTGAGGGTAAACCCGACCATAATTAGTGCTAAGTTTAAAGTCACTCGAAGTAAAATTGGGACAATGGAAGAAATTTTTTCTAACCGTTTCATTTGTTTCCTCCTTTCAAAACGATATCGCTTTTTTAGTTATTTTACACTATAATGAGAAGCGTGACTATTTTAAAGGGAGGGGCTATTTATTCTAAAAAGATTTTTTAGTTATTATAAACCATATCGGACACTATTTATCATAGATTTTGGATGCGCTGTTATTGCGGCCCTTTTAGAGCTTGCATTTCCTGTTGCAGTAAATCATGTGATTGATACACTGCTTCCAGGGAAAGATTTTGGGCTTATTATGACGGCCGCTGTAGCATTATTATTCTTTTACATATTGAATACTTTTATGCAGTATGTTGTTACTTATTTTGGACATATGCTTGGACTTAATATTGAAACAGATATGCGCCGTGACTTATTCAGCCATTTACAAAAACAACCTTTTGGCTTTTACGATAATCAAAAAACAGGGAAATTAATGTCACGGATGACGACAGATTTATTTGAAATTGGAGAAGTGGCGCATCACGGTCCAGAAGATATTTTCATTTCTATTATGTCATTATTCGGTGCTTTTTTCTTAATGTTGAATATAAATGTGAAATTAGCGATATCGACCTTTATTTTAGTGCCCATTTTAACGATACTAATTGTCTACTTCAACAAGCGAATGACAAAAGTAACGACGAAAATTTTTAAAGATTTAGGAAATTTCAATGCTGGAGTAGAAAATGCGATTAGCGGCGTACGAGTAGTGCAAGCTTTTGCTAATGAACCACATGAAAATCGACGTTTTGCATTACTTAATCAAGCTTATCGCAAGTCAAAATTAATGTTTTATAAAGTGATGGGTCTTAGTTTTTCGTTTAACTATTTTCTGATGCGACTGATTAGTTTATTCGCGCTTTTGTTTGGTGCTTATTTTACAATTAATGGTGAAATTTCATATGGAGAATTTGTTGGTTTCATTTTATTAACCAATGTTTTTATCCGACCAATTGAGAAAATTAATAACGTCATCGAAAGTTATCCAAAAGGATTTGCTGGTTTTAAACGTTTTCTTGAAGTAATGGACACAGAGCCTACAATTCAAGATAAAAAAGATGCCGTACCTGCAAAAGACTTTCGGGGAGACATTGAGTATAACCGAGTATCCTTTCAATATAGCGATGGGAAAAATGTATTAAAACATATTAACCTCTCTATTAAAGCGGGAGAAACAGTTGCTTTTGTTGGACCAAGTGGAGCAGGGAAAACAACTATTTGCAATTTATTACCGCGTTTTTACGATGTGTCGGATGGGGGGATTACCATCGATGGAGATGATATTAAAGATGTCACTTTGCCATCATTACGTGCGCAAATCGGTGTGGTTCAACAAGATGTTTTCTTGTTTTCAGGAACCATTCGTGAAAACATCGCATATGGAAAACTAGATGCAACCGATGAAGAAATTAATCATGTCATCAAACTCGCACATCTTTCTAAGGTCGTAGATGAATTGCCGGATGGACTCGATACGATTATTGGAGAACGCGGAGTAAAACTATCTGGTGGACAAAAACAACGCCTAGCAATTGCGAGAATGTTTTTGAAAAATCCACCTATTTTAATTTTAGATGAGGCAACTTCTGCTTTAGATACGGAGACAGAACAAGTTATTCAAGCATCTTTAGAAGAGCTAGCAGAGGGAAGAACAACCATGATCATTGCGCATCGTTTAGCGACAATTAAGCATGCGGATCGAATTATTGTTGTTAATGAAACTGGAATTGCAGAAACCGGCATCCATGACGAACTTTTAGCTAGGGAGACAGGTGCATATAAGAGATTATACGATGCTCAATTTAATACGATTTAATAAAAAATTGGCTTCCTATCTAGGAGCTTTCATATTATTGGAAAACAGGAATTATCTAGAAAATAGTAAAGATAATTTCTGTTTTTCTTTGTGTTTTCACTTAGAGTTTAACAAGTGTTAATGACGAGCAGAATTAATTTAGTTTATATTTTAAACATAGTGTTTAACAGCATGAAAGAGAAAATCAGTTATTAAAACTTTTTTAGTAGCAAGTGGTAGAAGGAAGTATCGCGTGAACTTTCAATGAAACCGTTTGCAAAGGAAGATTACTTTCAGGGTACTTTTACAAAAATCATTGGCCATGATTTAGAAAGATTAATTATTTGGGAATTACTAATAAACGCTCGAGTGGAGGCACTCATCATATAGAGGGCAATGCCTATCACAACATTCTAAACTTAGCTTGGAATGAAGATTAAACATGAAAGGAAAATAGTAATGTCATTATTCAGTTTAAAAAGAAAGAACTATCATATCCCATTAGAAATACAAAGGCAGCAGTGGTTCAGGAACTTTATTGTTGCATTTATGGCTGTATTTGTTTGCTATTTAACAGTATACCTTCTAAGAAATAACTTTAAAGCTGCGCAGACATTATTAATTGAACAGAATAATTTCAGCACGACGGAATTAGGGATGATTGGTTTAGCTTTTTCCGTTGCATATGGAATTGGAAAAACCATATTAGGTTATGGTATTGACGGTAGAAATGCGAAAAAAATAATGAGTTTTCTACTAGGTGTTTCCGCTATTATTTCGATTATTATTGGGATTTTATTAATTACAAAACAGGCCACAACAGGGATCTTATTTATTCTTTGGGGAGCAAATGGATTTGTACAATCACCAGGGGGACCAGCCTCTTATTCAACAATTACACGTTGGACACCGAAACTGAAAAGGGGGAAATGGCTAGGTTTTTGGAATGCCTCGCACAATATAGGTGGGGCTTTGGCTGGAATTATTGCCTTTTGGGGCGCTACCACTTTTTTTAATGGTGGAGTAGGAGGAATGTTTATTGTTCCAGCTATTATTGCGCTTATTATTGCTATCATTTGCTTTTATATAGGTTATGATGAACCAGAAGAACTAGGTTGGAATTCTGCCCCCGAAATATTTGAAGAACCAGAAGAGCATGAAGAATCAACAACGAAAGATTTAACTAAATTTCAGATTTTTCGCCAATTTGTTATTAATAATCCGTGGGTTTGGACTTTATGTATAATCAATATATTCATTTATATTGTTAGAATAGGAATTGATAATTGGGCTCCAGTTTATTGTATTCAAGCTTTAGGATGGGATACGAAAGACGCAATTCTTACCATTTCTTTTTTTGAAATAGGTGCATTATTAGGTTCTTTATCGTGGGGCTGGCTTTCAGATATAATGAAAGGTCGCCGAATGCTCTGCTCTATCATTGCGGTAGCTATTGAATTCTTTATGCTAATTGCTTACTCGCAAGTAACAAGTGTTTATGGTATGTTTACGGTATTATTTATTCTAGGTTTCTTAGTATTCGGTCCTCAACTTTTAATTGGAGTTTCTGTGATAGAATTTGTCCCTAAGAGCGCTTTAGCTGTAACAAATGGTTTAACAGGAACATTTGCTTATCTATTTGGAGATTCTTTTGCAAAAGTATTCCTTGGTTATATAGCAGACCCAACTAAATCAGGTATGAATATATTTGGTTATACTTTGCACGGGTGGGGAGCTACATTCA
The nucleotide sequence above comes from Listeria ivanovii subsp. londoniensis. Encoded proteins:
- a CDS encoding AEC family transporter, translated to MQFLLILLPVFGIFAIGFIGQKTLKFDIPNLSKLTLYLMSPFLAFNTFYTNPLSMDYLYLAFYIFALCLILILLVSLISFLLGYNLQDRCALILASAFMNNGNYGTPVVLLVFGAVGLDIAVVLMVLQQLAMSTIGIYFAAKGSKESDGMKTVMKKVVRMPIAYGALLGLALQLLHISLPSALMTCVKLVGDAAIPTIMIVLGMQLAVISFRRIELGKVGIALVLKLLVAPLIALGLTFILPVDEMTKQIMILLAAMPTAANTTLMAVQFDTKPDLVSSATFISTVLSIITLPIVLYFLHPVF
- a CDS encoding internalin N-terminal domain-containing protein; amino-acid sequence: MELTAKKNWMKIWLLVVVAVCLCGFKLDVSASEVTETYPLPAPIIDAFPDEDIANWVALATGKDSVDDVITQDDLDGITHLTMEGVHLTGEQLSVFNNEVFPNMKGLTIDDGRIGALPVFTAFPNIEQMILVDDYVTSFPDANYPSLTNVDLSQNDFSDAFPMFIGMDALQNINLFDCNITNVPLDAWSNLQHIGENDNMANLSGNHITEIPDSFYFNEKMDFPITALNEIYTFEPITIQQGEAYSIYLPIVNQFTEQAEISLMGEFLIDGTSQGINVLAPTDYYVPIPTEALTTGIHNIELYVQDYYGSHFSGKYSITVTVE
- the psiE gene encoding phosphate-starvation-inducible protein PsiE, whose amino-acid sequence is MKRLEKISSIVPILLRVTLNLALIMVGFTLTAFLIREAFTIFNNIFFLDTDVSYYYMTQDILTFFLYFEFIALIVKYFESHFHFPLRYFIYIGITAIIRFIIVDHSSATSTLILSGAILLLVAALFLANTKMLKRE
- a CDS encoding ABC transporter ATP-binding protein, with amino-acid sequence MLKRFFSYYKPYRTLFIIDFGCAVIAALLELAFPVAVNHVIDTLLPGKDFGLIMTAAVALLFFYILNTFMQYVVTYFGHMLGLNIETDMRRDLFSHLQKQPFGFYDNQKTGKLMSRMTTDLFEIGEVAHHGPEDIFISIMSLFGAFFLMLNINVKLAISTFILVPILTILIVYFNKRMTKVTTKIFKDLGNFNAGVENAISGVRVVQAFANEPHENRRFALLNQAYRKSKLMFYKVMGLSFSFNYFLMRLISLFALLFGAYFTINGEISYGEFVGFILLTNVFIRPIEKINNVIESYPKGFAGFKRFLEVMDTEPTIQDKKDAVPAKDFRGDIEYNRVSFQYSDGKNVLKHINLSIKAGETVAFVGPSGAGKTTICNLLPRFYDVSDGGITIDGDDIKDVTLPSLRAQIGVVQQDVFLFSGTIRENIAYGKLDATDEEINHVIKLAHLSKVVDELPDGLDTIIGERGVKLSGGQKQRLAIARMFLKNPPILILDEATSALDTETEQVIQASLEELAEGRTTMIIAHRLATIKHADRIIVVNETGIAETGIHDELLARETGAYKRLYDAQFNTI
- the hpt gene encoding hexose phosphate transporter Hpt, with translation MSLFSLKRKNYHIPLEIQRQQWFRNFIVAFMAVFVCYLTVYLLRNNFKAAQTLLIEQNNFSTTELGMIGLAFSVAYGIGKTILGYGIDGRNAKKIMSFLLGVSAIISIIIGILLITKQATTGILFILWGANGFVQSPGGPASYSTITRWTPKLKRGKWLGFWNASHNIGGALAGIIAFWGATTFFNGGVGGMFIVPAIIALIIAIICFYIGYDEPEELGWNSAPEIFEEPEEHEESTTKDLTKFQIFRQFVINNPWVWTLCIINIFIYIVRIGIDNWAPVYCIQALGWDTKDAILTISFFEIGALLGSLSWGWLSDIMKGRRMLCSIIAVAIEFFMLIAYSQVTSVYGMFTVLFILGFLVFGPQLLIGVSVIEFVPKSALAVTNGLTGTFAYLFGDSFAKVFLGYIADPTKSGMNIFGYTLHGWGATFTIMFTALIIAGLMMIPVALKQERTIRKIS